The window CAACGTGATGCGTGGCGCAACGCTGTCAGGGGACATCCTGTCTGATTACGCCCAACTTGACGAGAAGGGTTCGCCGCGCCTGACCAAATTGACGTTCGGTATGACGCCTGACACGAATGGTCACACAACGGGACAGCCCGACGCAAGCTTTGCGACCCGCTATGAAGGTAACATCATTGGACGCAACAACCTGTCGCTGCAGTTGTTCGGCGGCGTCGCGTTGTTTACTGGCAATCACGAAGTGTACGACGCAACTGTCGCGCAACACGCAACCCTGTCCGGTAACGGCAGTTATCTGCTCAATACCGATGGCCGCTTCACCAATAGCGGGGCTGTCGCGCCGCTCATCGATGGTCGTGACAACAACATAACGGTGAATGGGGGCTATCTGCAAACGTCCACCGGGCGCTTGCAGCTCGCAGTGAACGATACTGGTGCGTTCAGCCGCCTCGTGGTGAACGGAGGTGCGGCGCTCGACGGTACCCTCGCGATTATGCCGCAGCGTGGCTGGTATGGCAATGATTTCAGCGTCTGGCTCTCGGGGCCATAGGTCAGGACTCAGATTGCCGTAATCAACCAGCGCCTTATCCGTGGTGTTTTTCTCCGAGAAGTCTTGATAGCCGGTCGCTCGAGCAGGCGATGTCTGGCTCCTAGTCGGCTATTCACTCCCTGGCATTTAATCCAAACGTCTGGTCGGCTGGACAAGTTTGTTGTTTGCAGCGCCAGTTGTCGAAGAGGTGCACCAAAGCTGAAAATTATCTCTGGATGAAAACTAGCGCCGTATTGGTCGAGGCGTCGCCAAGGCTGATTCCGGGAAAATTCGGCAAGCGCCTGTGCCTCAGTTTGAGATTGTCTGGCTTCCTACCTGCTTCTTGCACACGCGACGCAACCCCGGACGGTCCACTTGTCGATCCGCGTCAGCACATCCTCCCAGCCAAGCCAGAAGCCTTCGCCGCGGTAGCGACAAGCGTCTTATCAGTCCGGCAAAAAATTTTAGAACAAAAATGGCCAGAATGCGTGACAATGGTTTTCAACTTCTTAGGGACGCGTCAGGCGGGGTGAATATGCGCTTGGTAAGGTTCTGACGCTCGGCGAACGACGTGTTGATTAGGGCCAGATCCGTTGTCCAAGAGGTAGATCTTGATCCGGCCGATGCACTTGGGTGGGCTATGGCCCCCGGATGCGGCCACCGCGAAAATCTGTTCAGCATCGCCTAATCAGCATCAAAATAACATCTCGCGCCCGCAGGGAGCCTGGCTACGGTATGATATCCGGAGCAACGATTCGGCGGCCAGATCTGGCCTTGACCCCAAGTCCGCGCCGCCGTAGCGCCCCGTCCGAAAGGGCGGGGCGCTTTCCTTTTGCATACGTCCCTTGCGGGGGATTCTAGCAGAGCATCAGATGGGTAGCCGCAACTGTATACTGTCAAACAGGCCTTGGATCGTTGGTCGCGAGCGGTATTGTGGATACGGAAGCAGGCCTTCGATCGCGGGCGCGGCAGAATGTCGTGTTCGAACTCGGCTTCGTTATCGGGAAGTTTGGGGCAGCCAATGTGGCTGCGCTTATGAAGTCGACGGTGGAGAAGCCATCCGACCTTGATGGCATTGCCTATATTTCCTAACGGCCCGGGCACTTCCTTGAAGACTGAGCTTGCACGCGAAATGTATCACATGAAAATCCCCTTCGATACCAAGGCTGTTCTTACAGCTTAGGTAAGCCTCGATCGTGCATCAATCTTGAAGAATGCTCGACGTGATCGATGCCGGCGATGAGGGGGTGATTGGCCGCGACCCAGGCGCGGCTAGGTAGGCTGATCAGTTTGATCTGCATCGCTAAGTCCAAGGGAGTAACTGGTGCTGCGACCGCCTGCGGCGTCTTTTGAATGCCGCTTGATTAAGTCATTAATGTCGCGCGTTGCGGTCGGCTGCGAGAGCTTGGCAATTTTTCCTACTTCGACGAAGTGAGCTTTCCCTGGAAGTCCGTCGAGCAGCCGATTTAGCATCCGTTGCTGGCGATCGCTGAGGTCGCTCGTGGCATGCTTTTCCCAGAACGCTGCCTTCTGCAAGACGCTACCGATGATCGTCTCAGCGCCGTCGAAAGCCCGACCCAGGCAACCGAGAAACCAGTCGAGCCAATTGATGATGTCGAGCGTGCTACGTCGGGTTCGCTCAAGGATGTCGTAGTAGGCTTGCGCTCCTTCCGGATTTGCCTGGACATGCTGTAGAAGCGCCGCGTGCTTTGTTCGGAACGCACGAGTGCCAAATCGGCGATCGCACGCCCTATTCGTCCGGTGCCGTCCTCGAAGGAATGGATGGTCACAAACCGCAGATGCGCAAGTGCAGCCGTGATAACAGGGGCCTGGCCTTGCTCGGTGTTGAACCAGTCCAGAAACGCCTTTATCTCGGTCTGAAGCCGCTTGGCAGCCGGCGCTTCAAGGTGAACACGTTCGCGGCCGAGGGTCCCCGACACCACCTGTATTGAACCTGCCTGTTCGGTGCGCCAGCGGATTATTCCGGTCATCGTTCTATCGCCACAAGCTCGCCATGGCCAAGGCCGCTTCCAGTCGGCTTCGCGGAGTTCGAGATTCGAGGTCGCTGCTTCGCCTGCGCCGGCTGCCGACGAAGCCTTTACGGCTTCGGCCGTATCGGCCCTCGCGACCACGTAGGTCACATATCGAAGCCCGCTGTCGTCTTTGACGACGCCAAAGTATCCGTCCTGCCGCCATCAGTTTGTCCGAATTCACGACAGGCGGACTTCACGTCCCTTGCCTGATGTGACCTCCCAACAACGGAAGGTTGCAATTGGCGGCGACCGGAGCGGTCAGTCCGTAAAATCACAGGCTCCTCTTCCATCCGTGCGGCGGATTGCGCTAGTCTGCGACCTGGAGGGAACAGGCCGTGGCGACCAGCTTTGAGCGGATCGACGCTTTCGCACGGCCTGCGATCCTGCCGCGCCTCCGCCATGTGCAGGCATGGCGCCGCGTCCGGCTGCAGCGCCTCCTATCTGATCCCAACATCGCACAGAATGATCCGGGAAGGCTCAAGTCCATCAAAGCCGCACAAAATTGCATGGCCGTCTCCGTGCGCGTCAAAGCCATCCTTACCGGGATCATCGATCGCTAGGGGCGCCGGGAGCGGCGCGGTGTCGAGTGCGTGCTGATTCCGCTCGATGTCGCCCACCATTCCGGAATGATCTCGCCCACCGTTCCGATTTGATCTTGCCCACCATTCCGAGATGATCTCGCCCACCATTCCGGGATGATGTCGCCCGGGGTGACGAGGCCTCTTCTGGCTCCGATACGGTCCCGCCTTTCGGCTTTGCGAAGGGGGACCTGGATGCCGACGGAGAGGTTTGCGATGCGCCATGTGCGCGATGTGATCAGATTGAAGTCGGCCGGGATGCCGACCCGCGAGATTGCGCGGCGGGTCGGCACGGCCCCTTCGACGGTGCGGTTGACGATCCGCCGGTTCGAGGCGGCGGGGCTGACCTGGCCGTTGCCAGACGACGTCACCGACACGGTGCTGGAGGCCCGGTTGTTCGCCAGCGCCGGAGCCGGTCCGGGCACCCGGCGGGGCCATCGGCGGCAGGCCGAGCCGGACTGGGCGGCGGTGCATCGCGAGCTCAAGCGCAAGCACGTGACGCTGTCGATTGTGTGGGAGGAGTACATCGCGGGCGAACCCGGCGGGTATCGCTATTCGCGGTTCTGTGAGCTCTACCGGGCCTGGGAAGGCCGGCTGTCGGTGACGATGCGCCAGTCGCACGCGGCCGGCGAGAAGCTGTTCGTCGACTATGCGGGCGACGGCGTGCCGGTGGTGATCGACCGGCTCACCGGCGAGCGGCGCGCCGCGCAGATTTTCGTCGCGGTGCTCGGCGCATCGAGCTTCACCTACGCGCAGGCGACCTGGACGCAGGGCCTCGCCGACTGGATCAGCGGGCACGTCGGCGCCTTCGAGGCGATCGGCGGCGTGCCGGCACTGCTGGTGCCGGACAACACCAAGGTCGCGGTGATCAAGGCCTGCCTCTACGATCCGCAGATCAACCGCAGCTACGCCGATATGGCGGCGCATTACGGCACCGCCATTCTGCCGGCCAGGCCACGACGGCCACGGGACAAGGCCAAGGTCGAGCAGGCGGTCCTCATGGTCGAGCGCTGGCTGCTCGGACGGCTGCGCCACCGGATCTTCCACAGCCTCGCCGAGGTCAACGCGGCGATCGCCGAGTTAATGACCCGTCTCAACGAGGAGCGGCCGATCCAGCGGCTCGGCGTCACCCGCCGCAAGCTATTGGAGGAGATCGACCGGCCGGCACTGAAGGTCTTGCCGGAGAGCCCTTACGTGTTCGCCGAGTGGCGGATCTGCCGGGTCAGCATCGACTATCACGTCGAGGTCGAGGCGCATTACTACAGCGTCCCGCATCGCTTCGTCCGAGCCGAGGTCGAGGTGCGCTTCACCGCCCGCACCGTGAAGATTTTCCACAAGGGCGAGCGGATCGCCGCGCATCAACGCGTGAGCGGCAACCACAAGCACACGACCGTACCGGAGCACATGGCCTCCAGTCATCGGCGCTACGCCGGCTGGACCATCGAGCGCATCCGCAAGGATGCAGCCACGATCGGACCGGCCACCGCGGCGCTGTGTGATCTGATCCTGGATGAACGCACACACCCCGAGCAGGGCTTCCGCGCCTGCCTCGGCATCATCCGGCTGGCCCGCTCCTACGGGCAAGAGCGGCTCGATGCCGCCGCCATGCGGGCGATCGATATCGGCGCGCGCACTTACGGTTCGGTCAAATCGATCCTCGCCAACAATCTTGATCGGCGTCCTTCACCCAAGCGCTCCGCGGACGACGCGCCGATCCTCCATCCCAACATCCGCGGGCCGCGCTACTACAATTAGGAGATCACGCCTTGCTCACCCATCCAACCCTCGATCAGCTCCATCAACTCGGCCTTCACGGCATGGCCAAGGCCTTCGCCGACATCGAAGCCGGCGGCGAGGCCGCCAGCCTCGGTCACGCCGAATGGCTTGCGCTCTTGCTCGAACGTGAAGCGTCGCTGCGACGCGACAAGCGACTGTCGAAGCGGCTTCAATATGCCAAGCTGCGCCAGCAGGCCTGCATCGAGGACATCGACTATCGCACCCCGCGCGGCCTCGATCGCAGCCTCTTGACGATGCTGGTCGAAGGCCAATGGATCGACGACCACGCCAATCTTTTGATCTGTGGCCCGTCCGGCGTCGGCAAGAGCTGGCTCGCCTCGGCGCTCGGCAACAAAGCCTGCCGCGACAATCGCTCCGTGCTCTATCAGCGCGTCCCGCTACTGTTCAGCGATCTGGCCTTGGCGCGCGGTGACGGCCGCCACCCCCGCCTGCTGCGCGCGCTCGGCCGCGTCGATCTCCTCATCCTCGACGACTGGGGTCTCGAGCCGCTCGACGCCGCGGCCCGCCACGACCTCCTGGAGATCCTCGAGGACCGCTACGGCCACCGCTCCACCATCGTCACCAGCCAGCTTCCCGTCGATCAATGGCACGCGCTGATCGGCGAGCCGATGACTTCATGATGCCTCCTTCTTCGAACGCTTGGTGCGTCGTACCCGATTGCGAAGCTGACGGATTTGGTCGTCTGAGAGCTCGATCTGCCATGGCTGGCCTTTGGCTAACTGACGACCTGCCAGCAATTCCCGCGCGAGATAATCGAACACCGTCTGCGGGGTCACTCCAAGCTCAGCCGCTGCGCCCTGAATTGAGAAGCTTCCATCGGGCCAGCGCATCGGATTCTTGTCCACGCCGTTGATTTTGACGGTGGGAATGCCCCAGCGGGTACGCAACAGCCAGACATTCTCGCCTTTGAAGGCGCAGCCTCGAGCCGCGACGAAGCCTTCCTGATTGAGTATTGCCGCGATCTCGGCATCCATTTTGTGTTCAGCATTCAACTCGACGATCCGTTGCCGCAACCGAT of the Bradyrhizobium quebecense genome contains:
- a CDS encoding TIR domain-containing protein; translation: MFELGFVIGKFGAANVAALMKSTVEKPSDLDGIAYIS
- a CDS encoding Fic family protein produces the protein MTGIIRWRTEQAGSIQVVSGTLGRERVHLEAPAAKRLQTEIKAFLDWFNTEQGQAPVITAALAHLRFVTIHSFEDGTGRIGRAIADLALVRSEQSTRRFYSMSRQIRKERKPTTTSLSEPDVARSTSSIGSTGFSVAWVGLSTALRRSSVASCRRQRSGKSMPRATSAIASNGC
- the istA gene encoding IS21 family transposase, which produces MRHVRDVIRLKSAGMPTREIARRVGTAPSTVRLTIRRFEAAGLTWPLPDDVTDTVLEARLFASAGAGPGTRRGHRRQAEPDWAAVHRELKRKHVTLSIVWEEYIAGEPGGYRYSRFCELYRAWEGRLSVTMRQSHAAGEKLFVDYAGDGVPVVIDRLTGERRAAQIFVAVLGASSFTYAQATWTQGLADWISGHVGAFEAIGGVPALLVPDNTKVAVIKACLYDPQINRSYADMAAHYGTAILPARPRRPRDKAKVEQAVLMVERWLLGRLRHRIFHSLAEVNAAIAELMTRLNEERPIQRLGVTRRKLLEEIDRPALKVLPESPYVFAEWRICRVSIDYHVEVEAHYYSVPHRFVRAEVEVRFTARTVKIFHKGERIAAHQRVSGNHKHTTVPEHMASSHRRYAGWTIERIRKDAATIGPATAALCDLILDERTHPEQGFRACLGIIRLARSYGQERLDAAAMRAIDIGARTYGSVKSILANNLDRRPSPKRSADDAPILHPNIRGPRYYN